Proteins co-encoded in one Crateriforma spongiae genomic window:
- a CDS encoding DUF420 domain-containing protein, with protein MSWEFLAANLPHVTAALNLCAIGLLVAGLVKIKQKQWRKHRNLMIAAVVVSGLFLATYLLHKVALQVTTGEPNKKFPADAPTAARIAYFAILIPHLLLAMAVPVLALRAVYLAYKRRIVAHKRLVRYAYPIWMYVSVTGVMVYLMLYQWFPA; from the coding sequence ATGTCGTGGGAATTTTTAGCGGCCAATCTGCCCCATGTGACCGCAGCGTTGAATCTGTGTGCCATCGGGTTGCTGGTCGCCGGGCTGGTCAAGATCAAACAGAAACAGTGGCGTAAGCATCGCAATCTGATGATCGCCGCCGTGGTGGTCAGCGGGCTCTTTTTGGCCACGTATCTGTTGCACAAAGTCGCTCTTCAGGTCACCACGGGTGAACCGAATAAGAAGTTTCCTGCCGATGCGCCGACTGCCGCACGCATCGCCTATTTTGCGATTCTGATCCCGCACCTGTTGTTGGCAATGGCCGTGCCGGTGCTGGCATTGCGTGCGGTGTACCTGGCTTACAAGCGTCGGATCGTGGCGCACAAACGCCTGGTTCGCTACGCCTATCCCATTTGGATGTATGTGTCGGTGACCGGCGTCATGGTTTACCTGATGCTCTACCAGTGGTTCCCCGCCTAG
- a CDS encoding SCO family protein: MKVALNIVFILAAGLIAGLVLRASRQNTPNEVPEGAVVFTNDQPLDVDATRNDEPSKPPEDEAWLSRFELIERSGQKVSSEDLKGRPYVVSFFYSTCPSICVSQNQKLRELQDEFEGQGVRFVAISVDPETDTPEVLREYATRFGADKDQWLFMTGDLDYIRRVGAEIFRQPVDKQFHTERFALVDAAGEIEGFYSWPEPRQMDKLKESIRGMLDDQT; encoded by the coding sequence ATGAAAGTTGCACTGAACATCGTTTTTATTTTGGCCGCCGGTTTGATTGCCGGTCTGGTTCTTCGCGCCTCGCGTCAAAACACCCCGAATGAAGTTCCCGAAGGTGCGGTCGTCTTCACCAACGACCAGCCGCTGGACGTGGACGCGACACGAAACGACGAACCGAGCAAGCCGCCGGAAGACGAAGCTTGGCTCAGCCGGTTTGAACTGATCGAACGCAGCGGCCAGAAAGTCAGCAGCGAAGACCTGAAGGGGCGGCCTTATGTGGTCAGCTTTTTCTACAGCACGTGCCCGAGCATTTGTGTCAGCCAGAATCAAAAGCTACGTGAGTTGCAGGACGAATTCGAAGGCCAGGGTGTCCGTTTTGTCGCCATCAGTGTTGACCCGGAAACGGATACCCCGGAAGTGTTGCGCGAATACGCCACCCGGTTCGGTGCCGACAAGGACCAGTGGTTGTTCATGACCGGGGACTTGGATTACATCCGCCGTGTGGGCGCCGAGATCTTTCGCCAGCCGGTCGACAAACAGTTCCATACCGAACGATTTGCCCTGGTCGATGCGGCCGGGGAAATTGAAGGTTTCTACAGCTGGCCAGAACCGCGGCAGATGGACAAGTTAAAAGAAAGCATTCGTGGAATGCTGGACGATCAGACCTAA
- a CDS encoding protoheme IX farnesyltransferase gives MSNAMLIAETAKSADPSSWSAESGQPLQPGGLGHAVPPSVEPAGRRGAAVPGSKSEAGFWSDVLVLSKPRIVTMILVTTVATAMIGAALRPEGAGGLSVVAMLWLLIGTGGVAASAGAANQIWERVIDRRMVRTAGRPLPAGRMSAAAAIGWALFWGLGGTVLLWAMFGAAPAIVGIATWALYVLVYTPMKTRTAWNTTVGAVAGALPVLMGFTAAGGRLADPTPWLLFGVLAAWQYPHFMSIAWLYRRQYKEAGFCMTTGSDPTGRSAAIQSLVGTLAIAGCGLVLCLQGGLVWWNFAGALAVLAACWPLWKASCRFAACPADDISRTMLRSSLLTLPGVLLVTTVCILVSA, from the coding sequence TTGTCCAACGCGATGCTGATTGCCGAAACCGCCAAGTCGGCGGATCCGTCATCTTGGTCGGCCGAATCGGGGCAGCCTTTGCAGCCCGGCGGTCTGGGCCACGCTGTGCCCCCGTCCGTGGAACCGGCCGGTCGTCGGGGCGCCGCAGTGCCTGGTAGTAAATCGGAGGCGGGTTTTTGGTCGGACGTCTTGGTTCTTTCCAAGCCACGGATCGTGACCATGATTCTGGTGACCACGGTCGCGACGGCGATGATCGGTGCGGCTTTGCGTCCCGAGGGAGCCGGCGGTTTGTCGGTGGTCGCAATGCTGTGGCTGTTGATCGGGACCGGCGGTGTTGCCGCCAGTGCGGGTGCCGCCAATCAAATTTGGGAACGAGTGATCGACCGACGCATGGTCCGCACCGCCGGTCGGCCGTTGCCCGCCGGTCGGATGTCGGCGGCTGCCGCGATCGGTTGGGCCCTGTTCTGGGGCCTGGGCGGTACCGTCCTGTTGTGGGCGATGTTCGGCGCGGCGCCGGCCATCGTGGGGATCGCCACGTGGGCGTTGTACGTGTTGGTTTACACGCCGATGAAAACGCGGACCGCATGGAACACGACCGTGGGCGCCGTTGCCGGGGCGTTGCCCGTGTTGATGGGATTCACGGCCGCGGGGGGACGCTTGGCTGATCCGACGCCTTGGTTGCTGTTCGGTGTTTTGGCGGCCTGGCAATACCCGCACTTCATGTCAATCGCCTGGCTGTATCGTCGTCAGTACAAGGAGGCGGGATTCTGTATGACGACCGGATCGGACCCGACCGGCCGATCGGCCGCCATTCAAAGTTTGGTCGGGACGTTGGCCATCGCCGGTTGTGGGTTGGTCTTGTGTCTGCAAGGCGGCCTCGTGTGGTGGAATTTCGCCGGGGCACTGGCCGTTTTGGCGGCGTGCTGGCCGCTTTGGAAAGCATCCTGTCGATTTGCCGCATGTCCGGCCGACGACATCAGCCGCACAATGTTGCGGTCATCCTTGCTGACCTTGCCCGGCGTACTGCTGGTCACCACCGTTTGCATCCTGGTGTCGGCCTAA
- a CDS encoding COX15/CtaA family protein, giving the protein MTDSLKQTDPVESTRIVRRLAWLLIALAWPLIWIGGLVTTYDAGMSVPDWPGTYGYNLFLYPVSTWLSGPFDIMVEHGHRLLGSVVGLVAIALLWAAWRKEDRFWFVMLCFAILIAVIAQGVLGGLRVVMSDQVLAMVHGCVGPAFFALAAAAVVGSSRWWRRQASGEISEVEQTRQPGRLTVAVAGVLAVASYGQLVLGAMLRHAQPGASPDGFAALAVAHMLIALGILVFAALLWPLIRGCGDLTLSRLASALVIFVALQIVLGFGTWVVNYGFPSFLRWMPGADGFLVRAKGFVESWIVTGHVAIGSLILALAVSLLLMVLRCRHAEAAVSDRGGAVPVDATKPQTSVAAAV; this is encoded by the coding sequence ATGACCGACAGCCTGAAACAAACCGATCCCGTTGAATCCACCCGGATCGTCCGGCGATTGGCTTGGCTGTTGATCGCTTTGGCCTGGCCGTTGATTTGGATCGGCGGATTGGTTACCACCTACGACGCCGGCATGTCGGTACCGGATTGGCCGGGGACCTACGGCTACAACTTGTTTCTCTATCCCGTGTCGACTTGGCTATCGGGGCCTTTTGACATCATGGTCGAACACGGCCACCGATTGCTGGGCAGTGTGGTCGGATTGGTGGCGATCGCGTTGTTGTGGGCTGCTTGGCGGAAAGAAGACCGCTTTTGGTTCGTCATGTTGTGCTTCGCCATTTTGATCGCCGTGATCGCACAGGGAGTCTTGGGCGGTTTGCGGGTCGTGATGAGCGACCAGGTTTTAGCGATGGTTCACGGCTGTGTCGGCCCGGCCTTCTTTGCGTTGGCGGCCGCCGCGGTTGTGGGCAGCAGCCGGTGGTGGCGTCGCCAAGCGAGCGGCGAAATCAGTGAGGTAGAGCAAACACGACAGCCCGGACGGTTGACGGTGGCCGTTGCCGGCGTGTTGGCGGTGGCTAGCTATGGCCAGCTTGTTTTGGGGGCGATGTTGCGTCACGCCCAGCCAGGGGCTTCACCGGACGGTTTTGCCGCCCTGGCGGTCGCCCACATGTTGATTGCCTTGGGGATTTTGGTTTTTGCGGCTCTGCTTTGGCCTCTGATTAGGGGGTGCGGCGATTTGACGCTCTCGCGTCTGGCGTCGGCTTTGGTAATCTTTGTCGCACTGCAGATCGTTTTGGGCTTTGGCACCTGGGTCGTTAACTATGGTTTTCCGTCGTTCCTGCGGTGGATGCCGGGAGCCGATGGGTTTCTGGTTCGCGCCAAAGGGTTCGTCGAATCCTGGATTGTGACCGGGCACGTTGCCATCGGGTCGTTGATTTTGGCCCTGGCCGTATCGTTGTTGTTGATGGTCTTGCGTTGCCGGCACGCCGAGGCGGCGGTTTCGGATCGTGGCGGTGCCGTGCCGGTCGATGCGACCAAGCCACAGACGTCCGTCGCGGCGGCCGTCTGA
- a CDS encoding cytochrome c, with translation MTFRYSRRPILICLAAALSVAAWVGCEKTVDQFDPNLLYALSLEKTRDIPADVAADHVQSVITELFGTPLEPRWPSDWLDDEQSSILRDVGNLELAIGKISSDQADQHRGLYREHCVICHGVSGSGNGPASLYQNPYPRDFRRGVFKWKSTERRSKPTREDLLELLKRGIPGTSMPSYRILSPEQRQTLVDYTIYLSVRGETERELMAVAVDELGYEDTPPEDDLNLAMVFESEDGRDTEAADVIADVLDDVVGQWRDASDEVAEVPEVPQDLLQVVAADTKSIQWSDEAVAMGRDVYEGVYANCVGCHGKGGRADVPTLDYDDWTKEYTSRIGISPDDDQALAPVRALGALPPRPVLPRRLSDGVYRGAGTPEAIYRIISQGIAGSPMPAVMISEQGDGTSLSPRQIWALVAYVQSLGQGATPAETAASDPGDDKMGPLAWSADAQHESYAVPSGPADSSVDTPPAG, from the coding sequence ATGACGTTTCGTTATTCTCGTCGCCCGATCCTGATTTGTTTGGCCGCCGCTTTGTCGGTCGCGGCCTGGGTCGGTTGCGAAAAGACGGTCGACCAATTCGACCCCAATCTTCTGTACGCGTTGTCGCTGGAAAAAACGCGGGACATTCCCGCGGATGTCGCGGCCGATCATGTTCAGTCCGTGATCACCGAATTGTTCGGGACGCCGCTGGAACCACGCTGGCCGTCGGATTGGCTGGACGATGAACAATCATCAATTCTGCGCGACGTGGGCAACCTGGAACTGGCGATCGGCAAAATCAGCAGCGATCAAGCCGACCAGCATCGCGGGCTGTATCGCGAACACTGTGTGATTTGTCACGGCGTTTCGGGCAGCGGCAATGGGCCCGCATCGCTGTATCAGAATCCCTATCCACGCGACTTTCGTCGCGGTGTTTTTAAGTGGAAGTCGACCGAACGGCGGTCCAAGCCGACTCGCGAGGATCTGCTGGAATTGTTGAAGCGAGGTATTCCCGGGACGTCGATGCCGTCCTACCGAATTCTCAGTCCCGAGCAACGGCAAACACTGGTCGACTACACGATTTACCTGTCGGTTCGCGGGGAGACGGAACGAGAACTGATGGCCGTCGCGGTGGATGAATTGGGGTACGAAGACACGCCGCCGGAGGACGATCTGAATTTGGCGATGGTCTTTGAAAGCGAAGACGGACGTGACACCGAAGCGGCCGACGTCATCGCCGACGTTCTGGACGATGTCGTCGGCCAATGGCGGGATGCTTCCGACGAGGTTGCCGAGGTGCCCGAAGTGCCACAGGATCTGTTGCAGGTGGTGGCCGCGGACACGAAGTCGATCCAGTGGTCCGACGAAGCGGTGGCGATGGGACGCGATGTTTACGAAGGCGTCTATGCCAACTGTGTGGGCTGTCACGGCAAGGGCGGACGTGCGGACGTGCCGACCCTGGACTATGACGATTGGACGAAAGAATACACGTCGCGGATCGGCATCAGTCCCGACGACGATCAAGCGTTGGCTCCGGTACGTGCACTGGGGGCCTTGCCGCCACGTCCGGTGCTGCCACGTCGGTTGTCCGATGGCGTTTATCGCGGGGCCGGGACGCCCGAAGCCATCTATCGAATCATTTCGCAAGGGATCGCCGGTTCCCCGATGCCAGCGGTGATGATTTCCGAGCAGGGCGATGGCACATCGCTGAGCCCGCGTCAAATCTGGGCGCTGGTCGCATACGTCCAGTCGCTGGGACAGGGGGCGACACCGGCCGAAACGGCCGCGTCGGATCCCGGGGACGATAAAATGGGGCCGCTGGCGTGGAGTGCGGATGCGCAGCATGAATCGTATGCGGTGCCATCGGGCCCTGCGGATTCGTCTGTTGATACCCCACCGGCCGGCTGA
- a CDS encoding cupredoxin domain-containing protein, which produces MKIATSFCLPALLAAAACLSTVSALRAETGTLRMQLVYGGDPVKPAPIDVNKDVQFCGKHGLTNEALIVNPTNKGIKNAVVYVYTGRGTPDLPETEPAGANHVLANENCRFEPRYIIAQTGDKLTVTNPDPVGHNANLNFLRNDPQNFTIPTGQEKSVDLVEAEPAPIPVECNIHPWMKAYVVVLEHPFAAVSDEDGMIEIEGLPAGEELTFRIFHEAGRIDEVTIDGKSESWRRSRFEVEIKPGMNDLGTVTVPADALSGE; this is translated from the coding sequence TTGAAGATCGCGACATCCTTTTGCCTGCCCGCATTGCTTGCCGCAGCCGCCTGTCTGTCGACCGTCAGTGCCCTCAGGGCCGAAACCGGGACCCTGCGGATGCAATTGGTCTATGGCGGTGACCCGGTCAAGCCGGCGCCGATCGACGTCAACAAGGACGTCCAGTTTTGTGGCAAACACGGACTGACCAATGAAGCGTTGATCGTCAATCCGACCAACAAGGGTATCAAGAACGCGGTGGTGTACGTGTACACCGGTCGTGGGACTCCCGATTTGCCGGAAACCGAGCCCGCAGGTGCGAATCACGTGTTGGCCAACGAAAACTGCCGTTTCGAACCTCGGTACATCATCGCGCAAACCGGCGACAAATTGACGGTCACCAACCCCGATCCCGTCGGCCACAACGCGAACTTGAACTTCCTGCGGAACGATCCCCAGAACTTCACCATCCCGACCGGCCAAGAAAAGTCGGTGGATTTGGTCGAAGCCGAGCCGGCACCGATTCCGGTCGAATGCAACATCCACCCTTGGATGAAGGCCTACGTGGTTGTCTTGGAGCATCCGTTCGCGGCGGTCAGTGATGAAGACGGAATGATCGAGATCGAAGGCTTGCCGGCCGGCGAAGAATTGACGTTCCGCATCTTTCACGAAGCGGGCCGGATCGATGAAGTCACGATCGACGGCAAGTCGGAATCATGGCGTCGTTCGCGATTCGAAGTCGAAATCAAACCCGGCATGAACGACTTGGGCACCGTGACGGTCCCGGCCGACGCACTGTCGGGCGAGTGA
- the purD gene encoding phosphoribosylamine--glycine ligase: MSQMKVLVVGGGGREHALAWKIGQSPRVETVYVAPGNAGTAIDAVNVPIPATDIPALIDFAKTESIDLTVVGPEAPLVAGIVDQMNDAGLRVFGPSAAAAELEGSKVFCKNLLHSADIPTADYRTFRDAGDATRYIKDRYSEPGDSVSVVVKADGLAAGKGVIVCSTREEALDAIDRIAGRREFGEAGKELIIEERLTGQEASVLAITDGETIVTLPAAQDHKPAHDGDTGPNTGGMGAYCPTPIVDEALMAKVESDVLVPIVHAMKRARRPFKGVLYAGLMLTPAGPKVLEFNVRFGDPECQPLLMRLQSDLVDVIEAAVDGRLGEIEDLKWDPRPSICVVMASEGYPGDYEKGRPISGLEQAAELEDVKVFHAGTDVVDGQVVNTGGRVLGVTAVGDSISKAKLQAYTAVKHIRWQGAWCRKDISDKALRHSGA, translated from the coding sequence ATCAGTCAAATGAAAGTATTGGTCGTCGGCGGCGGTGGCCGTGAACACGCTTTGGCTTGGAAGATCGGCCAAAGCCCTCGAGTCGAAACCGTTTACGTCGCCCCCGGCAACGCGGGAACAGCCATCGATGCGGTCAACGTCCCGATCCCGGCCACGGACATTCCCGCGTTGATCGACTTTGCGAAAACCGAATCCATCGATCTGACGGTCGTCGGCCCCGAAGCTCCCTTGGTCGCCGGCATTGTCGACCAAATGAACGACGCCGGCTTGCGCGTGTTCGGCCCGTCGGCCGCGGCTGCCGAATTGGAAGGCAGCAAAGTCTTCTGCAAAAACTTGCTGCACTCGGCGGACATCCCGACCGCGGACTACCGAACGTTTCGCGATGCCGGCGACGCAACGCGTTACATCAAAGATCGCTACAGCGAACCGGGTGATTCGGTCAGTGTCGTTGTCAAAGCGGACGGCTTGGCCGCCGGCAAAGGCGTCATCGTTTGCAGCACTCGTGAAGAAGCTCTGGACGCCATCGATCGAATTGCCGGCCGACGCGAGTTCGGCGAAGCCGGCAAGGAGTTGATCATCGAGGAACGTTTGACCGGCCAAGAAGCCAGCGTGCTGGCGATCACCGACGGGGAAACCATCGTGACCCTGCCGGCCGCCCAAGACCACAAGCCGGCACACGACGGCGACACCGGTCCCAACACCGGCGGCATGGGCGCGTACTGCCCTACCCCGATCGTTGACGAAGCGTTGATGGCCAAAGTCGAATCGGATGTGTTGGTGCCGATCGTCCATGCGATGAAGCGTGCCCGGCGTCCTTTCAAAGGCGTGCTTTACGCCGGATTGATGCTGACGCCGGCAGGCCCCAAAGTCTTGGAATTCAATGTCCGTTTCGGCGATCCGGAATGCCAGCCGCTGTTGATGCGTTTGCAAAGTGACTTGGTCGACGTGATCGAAGCCGCCGTGGACGGACGACTGGGTGAAATCGAGGATTTGAAATGGGACCCGCGTCCGAGCATCTGCGTCGTCATGGCCAGCGAAGGCTATCCGGGCGACTATGAAAAAGGGCGTCCTATTTCCGGTCTGGAACAGGCCGCTGAACTGGAAGACGTGAAAGTCTTTCACGCCGGCACCGACGTCGTCGACGGCCAAGTCGTCAACACCGGTGGCCGTGTCCTGGGCGTGACCGCGGTCGGTGATTCGATCAGCAAAGCAAAACTGCAAGCCTACACCGCGGTCAAACACATTCGTTGGCAGGGCGCTTGGTGCCGCAAAGACATCAGCGACAAAGCCCTTCGTCACAGTGGCGCTTGA
- the dapB gene encoding 4-hydroxy-tetrahydrodipicolinate reductase, with the protein MTEPIRVAVHGAAGRMGRRVVALAAQDPDFEIVAAIEHADCSDLGHDAGLLAGIPAVDIPVASQWPGFADAVIDFSLPSAVDGVIANCIAAKIPLVMATTGLSPEQKNQLAEAAKTLPIVWAPSMSLAVNLTMKLAQQVAATLKDVPGGMDVEILERHHRYKADAPSGTALRFGELIAQQLGDDIRHVHGREGETGQRSRNEIGYHAIRVGDNPGEHTIVFGMLGEKIELNVGASNRDCYASGALTAAKFLKDREPGLYSMFDVLGLS; encoded by the coding sequence ATGACTGAACCGATCCGAGTCGCCGTCCATGGCGCTGCCGGCCGCATGGGCCGCCGTGTTGTCGCCCTTGCCGCACAAGATCCCGATTTCGAAATCGTTGCCGCCATCGAACACGCCGACTGCAGCGACCTGGGTCACGATGCCGGCCTGCTTGCCGGCATCCCCGCGGTGGACATTCCCGTCGCCAGCCAGTGGCCGGGTTTCGCCGATGCGGTGATCGATTTTTCATTGCCCTCGGCCGTCGACGGCGTGATCGCCAATTGCATCGCAGCCAAGATCCCGCTGGTCATGGCCACCACCGGGTTGTCGCCCGAGCAAAAGAATCAATTGGCCGAAGCAGCCAAGACGCTGCCGATCGTTTGGGCGCCCAGCATGTCGCTGGCCGTTAACCTGACCATGAAGTTGGCCCAACAGGTCGCCGCCACATTGAAGGATGTTCCCGGTGGTATGGACGTCGAAATCCTGGAACGTCACCACCGCTACAAAGCCGATGCGCCCAGCGGCACCGCCCTACGATTCGGCGAACTGATCGCCCAGCAACTGGGCGACGACATTCGCCACGTTCATGGCCGAGAAGGCGAAACCGGCCAGCGATCGCGAAACGAAATCGGTTACCACGCCATTCGCGTCGGCGACAATCCCGGCGAACACACCATCGTGTTCGGAATGTTGGGCGAAAAAATCGAGCTCAACGTCGGTGCCAGCAACCGCGACTGTTATGCATCCGGAGCGCTGACCGCCGCCAAGTTTTTGAAGGATCGCGAGCCCGGCCTGTACAGCATGTTCGACGTCCTGGGCCTATCCTGA
- a CDS encoding FAD-dependent oxidoreductase, which produces MRLNSHPCLGWICLGCLVIASSVIARAEDPEPVDLVVYGGTSGGIAAAVQAQRMGKSVIVIEPGQRIGGLTTGGLGQTDIGNKAAIGGIAREFYEDIAARYQEPSAWKWQQRDEYRSGGQSKTAAGESAMWTFEPSVALLVYQSWIDRDKIRIDYGRRLDRSSVITTRSLPARIIAIRMETGETYRAKMFIDATYEGDLMAAAGVSYTVGRESNDQYGETLNGVQTAMARHHQLRPGIDPFVVPGNPDSGLLPHIDPQGPGTEGGADHRVQAYCFRMCLTDHPDNRIPFHKPEGYQPLWYELLLRNFEAGEDGVPWINSRMPNRKTDTNNRLGFSTDFIGQNYDYPEATYQQREKIIAQHRLYQQGLMWTLANHPRVPEHVRREVSRWGMCKDEFQEGNGWQDQLYIREARRMVGHYVMTQNNCQGRPVEDPVGLAAYTMDSHNQQRYVDSRGHVRNEGDVQVGGFPPYGISYRSLVPKPDEVSNLLVPVCLSASHIAFGSIRMEPVFMVLGQSAATAACQAIDDGVAIQNVDYSRLAKRLVQDNQVLAHVGAKPKPGIDAEALSGTVVDNRQAETKGNWVTSSSSSGRVGDDYLHDNASDSEDCVAIYHADLGQAGRYRVNLLWPVHPNRASNVSVTVLDVDGKRRTQRINQRDAKSGGKASLGVFEFAARGTVEIRNADADGYVIADAVQWVPVETDGVQ; this is translated from the coding sequence ATGAGATTGAATTCACATCCGTGCCTAGGATGGATCTGTTTGGGATGTCTGGTCATTGCTTCGTCGGTGATCGCGCGAGCCGAAGATCCTGAACCGGTCGATTTGGTTGTCTACGGCGGCACCTCCGGCGGGATCGCTGCCGCGGTCCAGGCGCAACGTATGGGCAAGTCCGTCATCGTGATAGAACCCGGTCAACGCATCGGTGGATTGACGACCGGTGGACTGGGGCAAACCGACATCGGCAATAAGGCAGCGATTGGTGGGATCGCGCGCGAGTTCTATGAAGACATCGCGGCGCGTTACCAAGAACCTTCGGCATGGAAATGGCAACAGCGCGACGAGTATCGCAGCGGCGGTCAATCGAAAACCGCGGCCGGCGAATCTGCGATGTGGACTTTCGAGCCCAGTGTGGCCTTGTTGGTTTATCAAAGCTGGATCGATCGCGACAAAATCCGTATCGACTATGGGCGACGTTTGGATCGGTCATCCGTGATCACGACACGTAGCCTGCCGGCCAGGATTATCGCGATTCGCATGGAAACGGGCGAAACCTATCGGGCCAAGATGTTCATCGATGCGACCTATGAAGGCGATCTGATGGCGGCCGCCGGTGTCAGCTACACGGTCGGCCGTGAATCGAATGACCAGTACGGTGAAACCCTGAACGGCGTGCAAACCGCGATGGCACGACATCACCAATTGCGTCCGGGGATCGACCCCTTTGTGGTTCCCGGAAATCCGGACAGTGGTTTGTTGCCACATATCGATCCACAGGGACCGGGAACCGAAGGAGGTGCGGATCATCGTGTGCAAGCTTATTGCTTTCGGATGTGTTTGACCGATCACCCAGACAATCGAATTCCCTTTCACAAGCCGGAAGGCTATCAACCGCTGTGGTACGAGTTGCTGTTGCGTAACTTCGAAGCGGGCGAAGACGGCGTGCCTTGGATCAATTCACGGATGCCGAATCGAAAGACGGACACCAACAACCGCTTGGGATTTTCCACCGACTTCATTGGTCAAAACTATGACTATCCCGAAGCCACGTACCAGCAGCGGGAAAAGATCATCGCGCAACATCGTTTGTATCAACAGGGATTGATGTGGACGCTAGCCAATCATCCGCGAGTGCCCGAACACGTTCGTCGTGAAGTGTCGCGTTGGGGAATGTGCAAAGATGAATTCCAGGAGGGCAACGGTTGGCAGGACCAGTTGTATATTCGCGAAGCCCGCCGGATGGTGGGGCACTACGTCATGACACAGAACAACTGCCAAGGCCGGCCGGTGGAGGATCCCGTGGGGTTGGCCGCCTACACGATGGATTCACACAACCAACAGCGATACGTCGATTCCCGGGGGCACGTGCGAAACGAAGGAGACGTTCAGGTGGGCGGCTTTCCGCCTTATGGCATCAGCTATCGGTCCCTGGTGCCCAAGCCCGATGAGGTTTCCAACCTGTTGGTGCCGGTTTGTTTGTCGGCGTCTCACATTGCCTTTGGTTCGATTCGAATGGAACCGGTCTTCATGGTCTTGGGACAGTCGGCCGCGACGGCGGCATGTCAGGCCATCGACGACGGTGTGGCAATTCAAAACGTCGATTATTCGCGTTTAGCGAAGCGATTGGTTCAAGACAACCAAGTCCTGGCCCATGTCGGTGCCAAGCCGAAGCCGGGGATTGATGCCGAAGCGTTGTCCGGGACCGTCGTGGATAACCGGCAGGCCGAAACCAAAGGAAACTGGGTGACCAGTTCGTCATCGTCGGGACGAGTGGGCGATGACTATCTGCACGACAACGCATCCGACAGCGAAGACTGCGTGGCAATTTATCATGCCGACCTGGGGCAAGCCGGTCGGTATCGCGTGAACCTGTTGTGGCCCGTTCATCCCAATCGGGCCAGCAACGTGTCGGTGACCGTCTTGGATGTCGACGGCAAGCGGCGCACGCAACGCATTAACCAACGCGATGCGAAGTCCGGCGGCAAAGCTTCATTGGGTGTCTTTGAGTTTGCCGCGCGTGGAACCGTTGAAATTCGAAATGCCGACGCTGATGGTTATGTGATCGCCGACGCGGTTCAGTGGGTGCCTGTCGAAACCGACGGTGTGCAGTAA